A region of Thermovibrio ammonificans HB-1 DNA encodes the following proteins:
- a CDS encoding NADH-quinone oxidoreductase subunit C: MQVEEIKVPLREVRRAIKEFYDPKKWHFITVNGTDLGGKVELKWFFMPYGSKETFKVVTAEAGYEDEVPTITYLVPSAWIAEWELADLLGLKVEGAKTGLFLDPDSPKAPLRRG; encoded by the coding sequence ATGCAGGTAGAAGAGATTAAAGTTCCCCTCAGAGAAGTGAGAAGGGCGATAAAGGAGTTCTACGACCCGAAAAAGTGGCACTTCATAACGGTAAACGGCACCGACCTGGGCGGAAAAGTTGAACTAAAGTGGTTCTTCATGCCCTACGGCTCAAAAGAGACCTTTAAAGTTGTAACGGCAGAGGCCGGCTACGAAGACGAGGTTCCCACGATTACCTACCTTGTACCCTCTGCCTGGATTGCAGAGTGGGAGCTTGCAGACCTTTTAGGGCTGAAGGTGGAGGGTGCCAAAACCGGACTCTTCCTCGACCCCGACAGCCCCAAAGCCCCCCTTAGGAGAGGTTAA
- a CDS encoding NADH-quinone oxidoreductase subunit B family protein produces MGLETFRKKSPWLLHYNTGSCNGCDIEILACLAPKYDLERFGILNRGNPKQSDVLIVTGPVTKRAKERLLRLYYEMPEPKVVVAVGACACTGGVFRHMYNVENGVDSVIPVDVYVPGCAARPESIIDGVIKALEILERKKKSFEKGKLCKPIEAKEPVNRKKFLEKCLEALHAGRRD; encoded by the coding sequence ATGGGACTGGAAACCTTTAGGAAGAAGTCACCTTGGCTGCTCCACTACAACACAGGCAGCTGCAACGGGTGCGACATAGAGATACTGGCGTGCCTGGCCCCCAAATACGACCTTGAGAGGTTCGGGATTTTAAACAGGGGGAACCCGAAACAGTCAGACGTTCTGATAGTGACGGGGCCGGTGACAAAAAGGGCAAAGGAGAGGTTACTCAGGCTTTACTACGAGATGCCCGAGCCGAAAGTTGTTGTTGCAGTTGGGGCCTGTGCGTGCACCGGAGGCGTGTTCCGCCACATGTACAACGTAGAGAACGGCGTAGACTCCGTAATACCGGTAGACGTTTACGTTCCCGGGTGTGCCGCAAGGCCGGAATCGATAATAGACGGCGTAATAAAGGCCCTTGAAATCCTTGAACGGAAGAAGAAGAGCTTCGAGAAAGGAAAACTCTGCAAACCGATAGAGGCAAAAGAGCCCGTTAACAGGAAGAAATTCCTCGAAAAATGCCTGGAGGCGCTCCATGCAGGTAGAAGAGATTAA